One Primulina huaijiensis isolate GDHJ02 chromosome 8, ASM1229523v2, whole genome shotgun sequence genomic region harbors:
- the LOC140983367 gene encoding exocyst complex component EXO70I-like produces the protein MDQRSEDDPILIKLQTACSDLKTLLKSSANMDSTYQKMDENFESILEDLNMASRRVAPLQSLSIATKALNTRINRAISPALSLLESFKLSECLQQKLLEIASKLIAEKESTERLERLIEYVDCVNKLNESIHSISQESESAIQKLQEVVEFLSRTKATDHYRTIRLRETLNTLKALYETEVDSMKFDGLLDEALLNLQDESESLLQKLRHQNFGEGNGNDKSEIEVKNRLGSDLEIAVLRKISESLAANDCLDICIDIFVKVRYRRAAKALMRLSPDYLRTYTPEEIDQMEWESLETAIALWIQHFELAVKVVFVSEKNLCKHVLGNIMEGMVWPECFIKIADKIMAVFFRFGEGVARSNKEPQKLFKLLDMFDSLEKLKPEFSEIFEGESGVDICSRFRELEKLLVHASTRVFWEFGLQIEGNSDGLPPPKDGSVPKLVRYAINYLKNLATDSYSAPMAKALKTEQLWKVGILSNLENDQDLLKDAISNVMEAIQRNIESKKCRYKDKVLAQIFAMNTYWYIYMRTRNVELGKLLGEPYMKKRYRQVAEESAYLYQKQAWGSLIKFLDIEEMKKMNNKDGIGALVRGKMEAFLVGFEEMCQRHKNTYNIVSDADLRDQMRQASIRLIVPAYSEFFDTYSSLLLQVKSHLSPDTIEGLLVQIFEDDDQGHGRRV, from the exons ATGGATCAAAGAAGCGAAGATGACCCAATTTTAATCAAGCTCCAGACAGCTTGTTCTGATCTTAAAACCCTCCTCAAATCCTCTGCAAATATGGATTCAACTTACCAAAAAATGGATGAAAATTTTGAGTCAATTCTAGAAGACCTAAACATGGCCTCAAGAAGAGTAGCTCCACTCCAATCCCTCTCCATTGCCACCAAAGCACTCAACACCCGTATAAACCGAGCCATTTCTCCAGCCCTGTCGCTCCTAGAGAGCTTCAAACTATCCGAATGCCTCCAACAGAAACTTCTAGAAATAGCCTCTAAACTAATAGCAGAGAAAGAATCCACTGAACGACTAGAGAGACTGATCGAGTATGTGGACTGTGTCAATAAGTTAAACGAATCAATCCACTCCATCAGTCAAGAAAGTGAGTCTGCCATTCAAAAACTTCAAGAAGTTGTTGAATTCTTGAGTAGGACCAAGGCCACGGATCATTACAGGACAATACGGTTAAGGGAGACATTGAACACCCTTAAGGCGCTATATGAAACCGAGGTGGATTCAATGAAATTCGATGGTTTGCTAGATGAGGCATTGTTGAATTTGCAGGATGAGAGTGAGAGTTTGCTGCAGAAACTTAGGCATCAGAATTTTGGTGAAGGAAATGGCAATGATAAAAGCGAAATAGAGGTGAAGAATAGATTGGGGAGTGATTTGGAGATTGCGGTGCTCAGAAAAATTTCTGAGAGTTTGGCTGCAAATGATTGCTTGGATATATGCATCGATATATTTGTAAAG GTAAGATATAGAAGGGCGGCCAAGGCATTAATGAGACTAAGCCCAGATTACCTAAGAACCTACACACCAGAAGAAATTGATCAGATGGAATGGGAGAGTTTAGAAACAGCAATTGCTCTTTGGATCCAACACTTTGAGCTTGCGGTCAAGGTAGTTTTCGTATCTGAGAAGAACCTCTGCAAACATGTATTAGGAAACATCATGGAGGGAATGGTGTGGCCAGAATGCTTCATAAAGATTGCAGACAAAATCATGGCAGTCTTCTTCCGATTTGGAGAAGGTGTTGCAAGAAGTAACAAAGAACCCCAGAAGCTGTTTAAGCTATTAGACATGTTTGATTCATTAGAAAAGCTCAAACCTGAATTCTCAGAGATTTTTGAAGGTGAATCTGGAGTGGATATATGCTCACGATTTAGAGAACTCGAAAAACTATTAGTTCATGCTTCAACAAGAGTTTTTTGGGAATTTGGGCTTCAGATTGAAGGGAATAGTGATGGTTTACCTCCACCAAAAGATGGATCAGTTCCTAAACTTGTTAGGTATGCCATCAACTACCTCAAGAATCTTGCAACGGATAGTTACAGTGCGCCAATGGCTAAAGCACTCAAGACTGAGCAGTTATGGAAAGTGGGCATACTATCAAATCTAGAAAACGATCAAGATTTGCTCAAAGATGCCATTTCCAATGTCATGGAGGCCATCCAACGAAACATCGAGTCCAAGAAATGCCGTTACAAGGACAAAGTACTTGCTCAAATATTTGCTATGAACACCTATTGGTATATCTACATGAGGACTCGAAATGTGGAGCTTGGGAAGCTATTAGGAGAGCCGTACATGAAGAAAAGATACCGACAAGTTGCTGAAGAATCGGCTTATTTGTATCAAAAGCAAGCATGGGGTTCTTTGATCAAATTTCTGGACATAGAAGAGATGAAGAAAATGAATAACAAAGATGGAATTGGAGCTCTAGTGAGGGGTAAAATGGAAGCTTTCCTGGTGGGATTTGAGGAAATGTGCCAAAGGCACAAGAATACTTACAATATCGTTTCTGATGCTGATTTAAGGGATCAGATGAGGCAGGCTTCTATTAGGTTAATAGTGCCTGCATACAGTGAGTTTTTCGACACTTACTCATCACTTCTGCTGCAGGTCAAGTCTCATCTTTCCCCCGATACAATAGAAGGATTGCTGGTGCAAATTTTTGAAGATGATGATCAAGGCCATGGAAGGAGAGTCTGA
- the LOC140982179 gene encoding uncharacterized protein, with product MIQTINPYASARTAEIMSRYRPIAPKPEATSINSLAENSYFQNGSEKESSGAMPQSIRKSAYLRDVWAHLQARPTRTRKRGRSAAFPPPPMKRSRSSFHGMSTSFKVTNLPAKNLSVHGFSHTPNGFSLVPINCGLDAAVTTLAESVALPRIHYTAADPTQIPVIGNEGKDHACRKEIDLNVKAEEGPKELDFMPQLKQPAKSNIITPQPVRPIGSSIVVKNISDSTGIHAATAKRPEEVEKEIEGDAVPAIISDSNNKVRITNAAYKEMVGQPECCWLDCVAACSGGCKRIGGEVLLQFCGDSEVKIMSMHGFTSQVKIVWESEGKRSCFNGFCDVVKVGFEEKNCRFLWRFHTSEAPKTGSDDI from the coding sequence atgattcaaacaattaatCCCTATGCCTCTGCGAGAACTGCTGAAATCATGTCTAGGTATAGGCCTATCGCTCCAAAGCCTGAAGCCACTTCCATTAATTCTCTGGCTGAGAATAGTTATTTTCAAAATGGAAGTGAGAAAGAGAGTTCCGGCGCCATGCCGCAGAGTATAAGAAAGTCTGCTTATTTGAGGGATGTGTGGGCCCATCTCCAAGCCCGGCCGACACGGACGCGGAAGCGGGGCCGGAGCGCCGCCTTTCCGCCACCACCTATGAAGAGATCGAGGAGTAGTTTCCATGGGATGTCTACCTCTTTTAAGGTTACAAATTTGCCCGCTAAAAACTTGTCCGTGCATGGATTTTCTCATACGCCGAATGGATTTTCTCTAGTGCCGATTAACTGCGGCCTGGACGCGGCCGTGACCACCCTGGCTGAGTCGGTGGCGCTTCCTCGTATCCACTACACCGCCGCTGACCCGACCCAGATCCCGGTGATTGGGAATGAGGGAAAAGATCACGCTTGCAGGAAAGAAATAGATTTGAACGTGAAAGCCGAGGAAGGTCCTAAAGAACTAGATTTCatgccacaactgaagcagCCGGCGAAGTCAAATATCATCACGCCTCAGCCAGTTCGACCCATCGGATCCAGTATCGTCGTGAAGAACATCAGCGACTCTACAGGTATCCACGCCGCCACTGCAAAGCGGCCGGAGGAGGTGGAGAAGGAGATCGAGGGGGATGCAGTACCGGCCATTATATCCGATTCTAACAATAAAGTGAGAATCACAAATGCTGCATACAAGGAGATGGTAGGCCAGCCCGAATGCTGCTGGCTGGACTGCGTAGCAGCGTGCAGCGGCGGGTGCAAAAGAATTGGTGGCGAGGTTTTGCTCCAGTTCTGTGGGGATTCAGAGGTGAAGATTATGTCGATGCATGGATTCACAAGCCAAGTTAAGATTGTTTGGGAGAGTGAAGGGAAGAGGAGCTGTTTCAATGGTTTCTGTGATGTAGTGAAAGTTGGATTTGAGGAGAAAAACTGCAGGTTTTTATGGAGGTTTCATACAAGTGAAGCACCCAAAACTGGTTCGGAtgatatttga